Below is a genomic region from Alosa alosa isolate M-15738 ecotype Scorff River chromosome 24, AALO_Geno_1.1, whole genome shotgun sequence.
TTGATGGAAGGAAAGAATGTTTTTCAAAGCAATCTGAAACATCAGGAGCTGGGAAATAGCAGCTTGTGGGTGTATGAAGACAGATCTATTTACACAATAATAGCAGACAAACAGAACACATTTACTGTACAAATATAACAGCGCAAAATTCAGTGTTTTGAAAAAGCCTGTTGCTTTTTTTCAGACCCATTCATTGGTCTGGTGTTTCCTTCTGcaaacaataaaaacacataAGCATTTATATAACAAAAGGAAAGTGTACAAATCacatctaaattattttttcccctttctctttGTGCCTCACTCTACCGAtatctttctcttccttctgtCTTATATTCTCTTGAAGTTTCCTTTCGAtctatacaaatacaaaaataacattccatgtaaaaaaatgttgttttctTTGTAACAGACAATCTGATTGGATGGTTTCAGTGAGTCCAGCTCATGCGAGGCTTCGCTTCATTCGCTGAATGTGAAAGTAACACCTTACGGTGGTCCAATGAATGCACAGCTCTCAGTCAGGGTGACTGCCTGCTTTGCTGCCTGTTCTGGGTCTACAGGGCCAACTGActgtttgactgtgtgtatgtgtgtgttgggaaggTTGGGTTGTGAGtgtatattaatttatttcaaTATATCTTTCAATTTTAATATAATTACTGACAATTATTGAAGTATGAATTGTATTCATTATTATGATGACCAGTTGAATGTGGGGAAGGGGGGCTTCAAGATATTTTCTTTGGATGACAGATATCTCTGTGGCTGTTGAATTTTGACATGTAAACTTTCTGCATGCTGTGCAGTAATaatatgagaatgtgtgttgtgcatgtgtttgtgtatatgtgtatgtctatgcagtatgtattgtatgtgtgttatgaatATTGGTTTATTTTCTGCTGAATGTGGTGACGTAATCCACAcaagttgtttttttgtttttttttgttactgttGGTATTGATTTCTTCTAAACGTTGTATCCTAGTAGTATCTCAGTAGTATTGTTCAGTATCAAACATCATTAAAACAAATGATAAATGCCTTCACAGAGTTCCTATGTTCCTGATGGTTCCTTGTAATAAGGTTTTATAAGCTgaaacattttttccacaaaatgtTTTGGAAGAattgtttgtattgtttgtatTTTGTGCAGAAAGCACAAAAGACAATATCTATTCAACACTGGCTTTGCGTCAAAAAGTACACTGAACTCGAATCAGTGGTTAATTCACTGATCCATGAACTAAAGCTTGTCTGCTCATGACCAATGCTGAtccctttatttttttcttattcaTGTCAGTATGCAAATGAGATTTAGGTCCAAGTGCCAATACTTTGGTTTACAGGAGTGCCACTTCACTAATATATGTATCAAGCTTTAGGTGCTCTTTGAGTTCAAGAGCAAATCCAAAGCATCAGAAAAGTTCGttcaatagaccctttcaacaataaaaacaaaaacaatgcttgaacattctatttgggccccaatctacttcctctgcattaagataacatatggaatgttaaaacggaagtcttgtggggccaactatgatgctgataatggaactctcttgaaagggtccatacaaaGCAGTGTGCCTGTATACTTTCTGATAAGTCTTACACCTTTTTTTATTCATCTAGAGTCTAATAAATCGAACCAACTCTTCTGATGCATCAAGATGATTCATCCAGATTTTTTAATAATACAGTATGATTTTGAAAAGGAAGAATTTGATGTAATGGAGCTGAATATGAATCTTTATTATTTTGAGACCATTATATCATtcaaaaacacaaatatttttatatcaatCACCATTGTGTTTTATATTAAAGACGAAGTCAGGGATTTTACACAATTTttagcccataacattttttgccacattcagcaatcatctcctcataaccactagctgcccattccgtgaTTATACTGCACAAAAACCCGGTcgctgtaggcagcccaggctccgaaaactggaaacaaagtgggggcagcctgctcccaaacaaaaacaaaaccctgcgTGGAATTTCTCTGAAGGTATACTGAAGGTATGGGTGAGTTACCTCTCTAGTGTGTTTCGTTTGGtcattggttaaaatataatgtatgtttttttgcacaaaagcgtctgctaatgaatgtaaacataaacacaaacatacgctACTTCCTGCGAATTCCCTGACTGTGCCTTTAAGCATTTCATGTAGTGATAAAAGATTGTGCTCAGCATCGGAGAATATGAGACATTTCATATCTTTGAACTCCTGGAGGGTCAACATGACCGAGCAGTAAAAGAGGCACCTGAGAAAGTTACAAAAGAAAATAGAAAGGCCCAGCACAGTTTTGGTTCTCAACTATTCTGCACTGTAAGGTCACATCACTCATCACAAATTACACAAATCTACtttgtgtctatctatctatctatctatctatctatctatctatctatctacatcctagcatctatctatctatctatctatctatctatctatctatctatctatctatctatctatctatcaatctacatcctagcatctatctatctatctatctatctatctatctatctatctatctatctatatatctagcatctatctatctatctatctatctatctatctatctatctatctacatcctagcatctatctatctatctatctacaccttagcatctatctgtctatctacacCATAGCACATCCAACTAAAAGACAGAATCATCTGTATCCGcccatccatccctccttctATCCCTCCTTCTGCCCCTCCTTCTATCCCTCCTTCTGCCTCTAGTTAGTTTTGCCCCCCAGCTTCTCCAGCACGTTGATGCCCTTCTCCAGGTAGTCGGCACGGCTGAGCCAGAAGGACTCCTTGTCCTTCATGATGTTGGCCAACACTGCCCCACCCATGAACACCATGTGCTTGCGACTTGGAGGGTCCTCAATGCGGATCTTGAACTTCTAcacgagaagagaagagagaagagagaagagagaagagaggagagagaagggagagaaagatgaagtgGGAAGAGTATGTAAGAAAGggacgtgctgtgtgtgtgtctgtgtgcgcgcatgtgtgtttacatatgaGTAAATGCCAAATTTGTATTTCACAATCACATTTCCTTCATGGGTACCAATTAAATCTCTTActttacatgtgtgtgagagagaaagagacagagagagagagagaatgtgtgtgtgagagagagtatgtgtgtgtttgcataaatACATAGTGCAATGATAAAGCTTAGGGATAAGAACTGTAAGCGTGTCTGATGTCAAGCAGGCATGTGTGTTAACGTACAGATAAGGCCTCGGTGTCTCCCTTGAGGCATCTCTCCAGATACAGCTGTTTAATCTCCCGCTCCAGACGGGAGGGCAGGCCGGGATACATGGTGCTGCCTCCCGACAGCACAATGTGCTTGTAGAGGTCTGACCTGCAGGgggcgccacacacacacacacacataaagcatcAAACTACAGAGTAAGAGACAAGGCTATCTGACAAGgtaagacaaacacattctacAGAAATTGTGCCAGACCTGGGCAAcctacggcccgcgggccagtCCCGGCCCACATGCTGCTGTCATGTGGCCCGCAACGCGGtccaggaaaagaaaaaaaaaacaatgtcccACACTGTTCTTTTCTGCGAATCTAAATGTAGTCTGCGGTCTCCCTACAGTTCAAGACAAAAATGCTCTGATATCAAAATATGATGCCACTCTTATTTAACTAGATTAACAAAATGAATGTtggtgtgagtttgtgtatgcatgtgactgtaagtgtgtgcatcttctctgttatgtgtgtgaaatagatagattgtgtgtgtgatagagtgtgtgtgtgtgtgtgtgtgtgtgtgtgtgtgtgtgtgtgtgtgtgtgtgtgtgtgtgtgggagggagagagccagTGAGAGATGTAAGTGTATGTGACCTGATGTCGATGTCGGCAGCCTGGATGGTGTTGAAGAGCAGCTCTGCCACGCCCACTCCCTCCACGTTGATGAGGTGCGGTTGGAAGAGAGCCTCAGGAGCCCCGAAACGCTCACCGCCCACCTTCACCGCACGGCCGTCagggagctacacacacacatttttatacacacacacacacacacacacacacacacacacacacacacacacacacacacacatttagacacacacacacacacacacatttagatacacacacacacacacacacacacacacacacacacacacacacacacacacacacacatttagacaagagagagagagagagagagagagagagacagagacagagacagagacagagacacacacatatacatatatgcacacacatacacacacacacacacacacacacacacaaatttagatacagagcgagagagagagagacgcacacacacatatgcatatatgcacacatacacataaacacacccacaaatgcacacacatacacccacacatatgcatatgcatacacacaaacacacacacacacacacacatttacacacacacaaacacaaacacaaacacacacacacacacacacacacacacacacacacacacacacacatacacacacacacatttacacacacaaacacacacataaagaaggTCAGAAACAGTAAGCAGATTAGTAGACAGGCAAGACAAATATACAGGCCTGTGGGTGTACTCTGGAAACAAGCAATATAGTTTTCCGTTCAAAATAATAAGAGCAAGTAAAGTGAACTAGTAAAAGTATTACATCCATCTCATTTTTCAGTCATGAATGTTTCAATATGAGCATGTGtcagcgtgtatgtgtgtgtgtgtgtatgtgagtgtgtgcagggtgcgatttgtgggaaaaaaaacagagggggGGGGAATTGAAATTATAGCCATTGAAAATAGCCATTTATGATTGGTTACACAGTCGGCATTCTAAAATGTGCTGcatgatcaaggccaaattaaccagtcatcacgcagccactgtgtcagcagcacaaGCGCTGACAGTGAcagtgcgtttctgatgtcagatgaTTATGTGCTGGACTGTTCTCAcattgcagcgctttacttacatgaggtagcattaatcaatatgaggggcagagggggatatgATGATGATTTCAAGACCAGGGGGTCACCCTGATGATGAAAAACCAGGATTAGCCAGCAGAGGGAGGATTTCAAGaccagagaggggggggggggggtaaattgcaccctgtctgtgtgtatgtgtgtgtgtgtgtgtgcgtaccgtGTAAGACTCCACCAGGATGGTGGTCTCGTTGGCGAGCCGCTGCTCCTGCTCGATGTTGTAGCCCACAAAGCACAGCTTCTCCTTTAGCATGCGCACCGTCTCGAAGTCCGCAGAGTGGTTAAAGGCATAGCCCCTCAGCAGCAACAGctaatcaacacacacacacacacacacacacacacacacacacatacacagaagacatactgtatatgctcaGATCAAGTAGTGAACTTCCCATGAATGTATGATATAGTATGATGTAGTCAAGAGGAtagatatgcatgtgtgtacctGTATACACCGTaagtatgaggtgtgtgtgtatgtgtgatgtgtgtttgtgtgtataagaTGTATGTTcggtgtgtgctgtgtgagtgtgttcagtttgtgtgtctgtctgtgtgtatctaaaCCTTGATGAGGTAGTGTATgtagctgtgtgttgtgtgaatgagttcagtgttttcagtgtgtgtgcatagtgcgtttgtgtgtttaagatgtgtgttacgtgtgtgttgtgtgagtgtgttcagtgtatgtgtttgtgtgtgtgtgtgtgtgtgtgtgtctgtgtctgtgtgtgtctgtaccttAATGAGATAGCGTGTGATGTCCCGTCCGGCA
It encodes:
- the zgc:101810 gene encoding actin-related protein 2: MDSEGRKVVVCDNGTGFVKCGFAGSNFPEHIFPAMVGRPTIRSSTKVGNIEIKDLMVGEEASELRQLLEVSYPMENGMVRCWEDMLHLWDHTFGPDRLNISPPDCKILLTEPPMNPLKNRQKITEVMFETYQFHGIYVAIQAVLTLYAQGLLTGVVVDSGDGVTHICPVYEGFSLPHLTRRLDIAGRDITRYLIKLLLLRGYAFNHSADFETVRMLKEKLCFVGYNIEQEQRLANETTILVESYTLPDGRAVKVGGERFGAPEALFQPHLINVEGVGVAELLFNTIQAADIDIRSDLYKHIVLSGGSTMYPGLPSRLEREIKQLYLERCLKGDTEALSKFKIRIEDPPSRKHMVFMGGAVLANIMKDKESFWLSRADYLEKGINVLEKLGGKTN